One region of Methanobacterium sp. genomic DNA includes:
- a CDS encoding cysteine peptidase family C39 domain-containing protein has protein sequence MKKMMAVLLAILIIGTAPAIAIPHGETADAMAVKGKGTAESAVQILENENNTSTGQNMTTETSNTAIGPIGNNDPAPADDQATGADLQVPVTSANDPVTDAEVQLSNDNLENNGVFVLENDTTENLTIPQIDTSGIVMQSSDFSCGPAALATVLQNMGFNITEQELIVLAGTDTSGTTMHGLVRAAQL, from the coding sequence ATGAAAAAAATGATGGCAGTCTTGCTTGCGATCCTTATTATAGGGACGGCGCCAGCAATTGCTATTCCGCATGGTGAAACTGCCGATGCAATGGCAGTTAAAGGAAAAGGTACTGCTGAATCGGCAGTACAGATATTAGAAAACGAAAATAACACAAGCACAGGACAAAACATGACCACAGAAACGTCAAATACAGCTATAGGGCCGATAGGAAATAATGATCCTGCACCAGCAGATGATCAGGCCACAGGTGCAGATTTGCAAGTTCCTGTGACTTCAGCAAATGACCCGGTCACAGATGCAGAAGTGCAGCTTTCGAATGATAATTTAGAGAACAATGGCGTTTTTGTTTTAGAAAATGATACCACAGAAAACCTTACAATTCCACAAATAGATACCAGTGGAATTGTAATGCAGAGCAGTGATTTCAGTTGTGGACCGGCTGCACTTGCGACCGTCCTGCAGAACATGGGTTTCAATATTACAGAGCAGGAACTGATAGTTCTTGCGGGCACAGATACATCAGGGACAACAATGCATGGCCTGGTACGTGCGGCACAGCTTTGA
- a CDS encoding PRC-barrel domain-containing protein: MRVAEQIIGKEVLDSSATVIGKVKDIEVNLGTKKIEAIVVGKGGLSESIGISREENVIPYDMVKQIGDKILLKEHIDEPGLEAHELGI; the protein is encoded by the coding sequence ATGAGAGTAGCCGAACAAATTATTGGAAAAGAAGTTTTGGACAGTTCAGCAACTGTAATCGGTAAAGTAAAAGACATTGAAGTAAATCTGGGCACTAAAAAAATTGAAGCAATTGTAGTGGGGAAGGGAGGCTTATCTGAAAGTATAGGTATATCCAGAGAAGAAAATGTCATTCCATATGACATGGTTAAGCAAATTGGAGATAAAATACTGCTTAAAGAACATATAGATGAGCCTGGATTAGAAGCACATGAATTAGGGATTTAG
- the pyrE gene encoding orotate phosphoribosyltransferase, whose product MNSEKIELIELLRNKEVVKFGKFTLSSGKESDYYVNMKMAVTDPKILKTIAKIVSNSITSEKIDKIAGPALGAVPIATAISLESEIPMLMIRKAKKSYGTSKLIEGTLEEGDSVVVVEDVTTTGDSLLKAVKAIEENGGDVKKAVVIVDRDEGAIENLEKEGILLEPLLSINDFKES is encoded by the coding sequence ATGAATAGCGAAAAAATAGAACTCATAGAACTTCTAAGAAACAAAGAAGTTGTAAAATTTGGTAAATTTACACTCTCATCAGGGAAAGAAAGCGATTACTATGTAAACATGAAAATGGCTGTTACAGACCCTAAAATACTGAAAACCATAGCAAAAATTGTCTCAAACAGTATAACCTCGGAAAAAATAGATAAAATAGCAGGTCCTGCACTTGGAGCTGTTCCCATTGCCACTGCAATTTCTCTTGAATCAGAAATCCCCATGCTTATGATAAGAAAGGCAAAAAAGAGTTATGGTACTTCCAAACTTATTGAGGGGACTCTTGAAGAAGGAGATTCTGTAGTTGTAGTGGAAGACGTTACCACTACTGGTGATTCACTCTTAAAAGCAGTTAAAGCCATTGAAGAAAATGGGGGGGATGTAAAAAAAGCTGTGGTGATTGTTGATAGGGATGAAGGAGCTATAGAAAATCTTGAAAAAGAGGGGATCCTTTTAGAACCGCTCCTTTCAATCAACGATTTTAAAGAAAGTTAA
- a CDS encoding MogA/MoaB family molybdenum cofactor biosynthesis protein: protein MKSKSMNEHKKRAPESVNVAVITLSDSKYRDFLNFQKLENNSDVSGKLIKDALNEKNKVVFYSVIPDDAGILLSTINHVIETYDVDVIITTGGTGIGPRDITIETLKGVFDKELNGFGEIFRYESYKELGTGAILSRAGAGVYKGKLIVSMPGSPNAVNLALKIILPEMGHLVKHLKE, encoded by the coding sequence ATGAAAAGCAAGAGTATGAATGAGCATAAAAAAAGAGCCCCTGAATCTGTAAATGTGGCAGTAATTACACTAAGTGACTCTAAATACAGAGATTTTTTAAATTTTCAAAAACTGGAAAATAATAGTGATGTATCTGGAAAACTAATTAAAGATGCTTTAAATGAAAAAAATAAAGTTGTTTTTTATTCAGTTATACCAGACGATGCTGGGATTCTTCTTTCAACAATAAACCATGTTATAGAAACCTATGACGTTGATGTAATTATTACTACTGGAGGGACAGGAATTGGGCCCCGTGATATAACTATAGAAACATTAAAAGGTGTTTTTGATAAGGAATTGAACGGTTTTGGTGAGATTTTCAGATATGAGTCATATAAAGAGCTTGGAACCGGGGCAATTTTAAGCAGGGCAGGAGCAGGAGTTTATAAAGGAAAATTGATTGTTTCAATGCCTGGTTCACCCAACGCTGTTAATCTGGCCTTAAAAATTATTTTACCTGAGATGGGGCATCTGGTAAAGCATTTAAAGGAATAA
- a CDS encoding ribonuclease VapC codes for MQKRIYVLDASAIIGGFYSKSYSNFTTSDVILEIKDLKSLLLLQSAIENGHVHVEEGEDEDIEKTSEIIESSGDILRLSCVDRNLIALALKLKRKGYTPTVVTDDYSMQNTLKTINMSYRSVLTEGIKEIYNWAKICRGCKKKYPSDYGFEDCEICGSPVYKKRMKLKK; via the coding sequence ATGCAAAAAAGGATTTATGTTCTGGATGCGTCTGCAATCATAGGGGGCTTCTATTCGAAGAGTTATTCTAATTTTACAACCAGTGATGTTATTTTAGAAATAAAAGACTTAAAATCATTATTATTACTTCAATCAGCCATAGAAAATGGACATGTACATGTAGAAGAAGGAGAAGATGAAGATATCGAAAAAACCAGTGAAATCATTGAATCATCAGGAGACATTTTAAGACTTTCTTGTGTTGATCGAAACCTCATAGCTCTTGCACTGAAGCTTAAAAGAAAAGGATATACACCTACTGTAGTAACTGATGATTATTCCATGCAAAATACACTTAAAACTATTAATATGTCATATAGAAGTGTTTTAACTGAGGGAATCAAAGAAATATATAACTGGGCTAAAATCTGCAGGGGATGTAAAAAGAAATATCCTTCTGATTATGGTTTTGAAGACTGCGAGATTTGTGGGTCTCCTGTTTACAAAAAGAGGATGAAACTTAAAAAATGA